Proteins found in one Hirundo rustica isolate bHirRus1 chromosome Z, bHirRus1.pri.v3, whole genome shotgun sequence genomic segment:
- the APC gene encoding adenomatous polyposis coli protein: MAAASYDQLLKQVEALKMENSNLRQELEDNSNHLTKLETEASTMKEVLKQLQGSIEDEAMGSSGQTDLLERLKELNLESTSFAGVKFRPKVSVRSYGSREGSVSSCSGECSPVPIGSFPRRGFTNGSRESTGYLEELEKERSLLLAELEKEEKEKDWYYAQLQNLTKRIDSLPLTENFSLQTDMTRRQLEYEARQIRAAMEEQLGTCQDMEKRAQARVARIQQIEKDILRIRQLLQSQAAEAERAPQSKHEAGSHDTERQNEGQGAAENSMATSSTGQGSAARVDHETASVMSCSSNYSVPRRLTSHLGTKVEMVYSLLSMLGTHDKDDMSRTLLAMSSSQDSCIAMRQSGCLPLLIQLLHGNDKDSVLLGNSRGSKEARARASAALHNIIHSQPDDKRGRREIRVLHLLEQIRAYCETCWEWQEAHEQGMDQDKNPMPAPVDHQICPAVCVLMKLSFDEEHRHAMNELGGLQAIAELLQVDCEMFGLTNDHYSVTLRRYAGMALTNLTFGDVANKATLCSMKGCMRALVAQLKSESEDLQQVIASVLRNLSWRADVNSKKTLREVGSVKALMECALEVKKESTLKSVLSALWNLSAHCTGNKADICAVDGALAFLVSTLTYRSQTNTLAIIESGGGILRNVSSLIATNEDHRQILRENSCLQTLLQHLKSHSLTIVSNACGTLWNLSARNAKDQEALWDMGAVSMLKNLIHSKHKMIAMGSAAALRNLMANRPAKYKDANIMSPGSSLPSLHVRKQKALEAELDAQHLSETFDNIDNLSPKASHRNKQRHKQNIYSEYVLDASRHDDGMCGSENFNAGNMTVLSPYVNTTVLPGSSSCSRGNTENSRYEKDRSVERDRTVGLNTYHQAADNTGSSSKRIGMQISTTAAQIAKVMEEVTSMHIPQEDRSSGSSSEIHCLTEDRNAQRRSASAQTHSNTYFPKSENSNRTCPVPYTKMEYKRASNDSLNSVSSSDGYGKRGQMKPSIESYSEDDESKFCSYGQYPADLAHKIHSANHMDDNDGELDTPINYSLKYSDEQLNSGRQSPSQNERWTRPKHVIDDEMKQNEQRQSRNQNTTYSVYTESGDDKHMKYQTPFGQQECVSSFRSRGSSGSDQKRVGPALGINQKVNQSLCQVDDYDDDKPTNYSERYSEEEQHEEEDRPTNYSIKYNEEEHNVDQPIDYSLKYSTEVPASSQKPSFTFPKTSSVQLNKTDHIPPSSGSTPAPSASSKRQNQLHPSSAQSKSGQAQKNTSCKTPSINQETIQTYCVEDTPICFSRCSSLSSLSSAEDEIGRDQSTRGTDANNTLQIAELKEDSGALPTEGAASEITSTAQHVRTKSTRLQTSSLSPSDSSRHKAVEFSSGAKSPSKSGAQTPKSPPEHYVQETPLMFSRCTSVSSLDSFESHSIASSVQSEPCSGIVSGIISPSDLPDSPGQTMPPSRSKTPPPGQGVEVKREIPKGKATTTEKREPGPRQAAVNAAVQRVQVLPDADTLLHFATESTPDGFSCSSSLSALSLDEPFIQKDAELRIMPPVHENEHGNEAEPEQSHDKKDNQEKKAEKPAEAEKDILDDSDDDIEILEACIISAMPTKSSRKSKKPPQASAPKIPPSVARKPSQLPVYKLLPSQSRLQSQRHVTFTPGDDVPRVYCVEGTPINFSTTTSLSDLTIESPTSELANADNVGGGAESGKFEKRDTLPTEGRSTDDSQRAKSSPVTPLGLDGDKTEEGDILAECINSAMPKGKSHKPFRVKKIMDQIQQASSSPRNKNEPEGEKKKPTSPLKPVSQNNEYRARARKNTDPKSNASNERGYPENRGAKKQNLKNNLRDFHDKLPNNEERVRGSFAFDSPHHYTPIEGTPYCFSRNDSLSSLDFDDDDVDLSREKAELRKGKEGEETECKDCSNAEQSSNQQPSNRTQVCQKHPVGRSQTKTFSQSAKNIPDRGAATDEKMQNFAIENTPVCFSRNSSLSSLSDIDQENNNNKEGDPEKHPKAPEPHMESNRPQTSGYAPKSFHVEDTPVCFSRNSSLSSLSIDSEDDLLQECISSAMPKKKKPSRTKNDSEKNNSRNTGGVLAENLTLDLREIQRQDSEHGFSPDSENFDWKAIQEGANSIVSSLHQAAAAASLSRQASSDSDSILSLKSGISLGSPFHLTPDQEEKPLTSNKGPRIIKPGEKSTLESKKVESESRGLKGGKKVYKSMITGKARTNSEVSSLKQPQQTSVPSISRGRTMIHIPGVRNSSSSTSPVSKKGPPVKNMNSKSPSEGQSLTSSPRGAKSSVKPEPAPMTRQPSGLNQSGSSKGPSRSGSRDSTPSRPQQQPLSRPLPSPGRNSVSPGRNGISPPNKLSQLPRTSSPSTASTKSSSSGRISYTPPGRQMSQQNLTKQTALPKSTSSIPLSESASKGLNQTLSTGGSNKKTDLSRMSSTKSSGSESDKSERPVLVRQSTFIKEAPSPTLRRKLEESASFESLSPSRPDSPTGSQLQTPVLSPSLPDMSSSTHSPAQSSGWRKLAPNQSPTIEYDGRPAKRHDIARSHSESPSRLLINRSGTWKREHSKHSSSLPRVSTWRRTGSSSSILSASSESSEKAKSEDEKQHGGSLPGHKQSKESQAPAKGTWRKIKENEIPQIMNDPQHSSSCATNGSDSKSLIYQMAPAVSKTEDVWVRIEDCPINNPRSGRSPTGNTPPVIDSVSEKGGVNGKDPKEIQEKQIPGNGSVPVRTIGLENRLNSFFQIDSPDKKGTETKPLQNNLIPAPEINESTVNERTPFSSSSSSKHSSPIGAVAARVTPFNYNPSRRKSSVDNSSARPSQIPTPVNNSTKKRDTKSENTDSNGTQSPKRHSGSYLVTSV, translated from the exons GGTTCTGCTGCTCGAGTGGACCACGAGACAGCCAGTGTTATGAGCTGTAGTAGTAATTATTCTGTTCCTCGCAGACTGACAAGCCATCTGGGTACCAAG GTGGAAATGGTGTATTCATTGTTATCAATGCTTGGTACTCATGATAAAGATGACATGTCAAGAACATTGCTAGCAATGTCTAGCTCCCAGGACAGCTGCATAGCCATGCGTCAGTCTGGATGTCTTCCTCTCCTCATTCAGCTTTTACATGGCAACGATAAGGACTCTGTGTTGTTAGGAAACTCCCGTGGTAGTAAAGAGGCCCGTGCCAGAGCCAGCGCAGCACTGCACAACATCATTCACTCCCAGCCTGATGATAAGCGAGGCAGACGGGAAATCCGTGTGCTCCATCTCTTGGAGCAGATCCGTGCTTACTGTGAAACATGTTGGGAATGGCAGGAGGCACATGAACAAGGCATGGACCAAGACAAAAATCCAA TGCCTGCTCCAGTGGATCATCAAATTTGTCCTGCAGTGTGTGTTTTGATGAAACTTTCATTTGATGAAGAACACAGACATGCGATGAATGAGCTTG GAGGTTTGCAGGCCATTGCTGAACTGCTGCAAGTGGATTGTGAAATGTTTGGACTCACAAATGATCACTATAGCGTTACGCTAAGGAGGTATGCTGGTATGGCTCTGACAAACCTGACTTTTGGAGATGTGGCAAACAAG GCTACATTATGTTCCATGAAGGGCTGCATGAGAGCTCTCGTAGCCCAGCTGAAATCAGAAAGTGAAGACTTACAGCAG GTCATTGCAAGTGTGTTGAGGAACTTGTCCTGGCGAGCAGATGTAAACAGTAAAAAGACACTAAGAGAAGTTGGAAGTGTGAAAGCATTGATGGAATGTGCTTTAGAAGTTAAGAAG GAATCCACCCTGAAAAGCGTTCTGAGTGCCTTGTGGAATTTGTCAGCACACTGCACTGGGAACAAAGCCGACATATGTGCTGTTGATGGTGCTCTTGCATTTCTGGTCAGCACACTGACATACCGGAGCCAGACAAACACTTTAGCCATCATAGAAAGTGGAGGAGGAATACTAAGAAATGTTTCTAGCCTAATTGCTACTAATGAGGATCATAG GCAAATCTTGCGAGAGAACAGCTGCTTACAAACCTTGTTACAACACTTGAAGTCACACAGTTTGACAATAGTTAGTAATGCATGTGGGACCCTGTGGAATCTCTCTGCTCGAAATGCGAAGGATCAGGAGGCCCTGTGGGACATGGGAGCCGTGAGCATGCTGAAAAACCTGATTCACTCAAAACACAAAATGATAGCCATGGGTAGTGCTGCAGCTCTACGGAACCTCATGGCAAACAGGCCGGCAAAGTACAAGGATGCCAACATTATGTCTCCAGGATCAAGCCTCCCATCCCTCCATGTCAGAAAGCAAAAGGCACTGGAAGCAGAATTAGATGCTCAGCATTTATCAGAGACTTTTGACAACATCGATAACTTAAGCCCGAAAGCATCTCACCGCAATAAGCAGAGACATAAGCAAAATATATACAGTGAGTATGTCCTGGATGCCAGCCGCCATGACGATGGGATGTGTGGGTCAGAGAACTTTAATGCTGGCAATATGACTGTGCTCTCACCATATGTAAATACTACAGTATTGCCTGGTTCCTCCTCTTGCAGTagaggaaacacagaaaattctcGATATgagaaagacaggagtgttGAAAGGGATCGAACAGTAGGTTTAAATACCTATCATCAAGCTGCAGATAATACTGGGAGTTCCTCTAAGAGAATAGGAATGCAGATTTCTACTACTGCAGCTCAGATTGCCAAAGTTATGGAAGAAGTAACAAGCATGCACATTCCACAGGAAGACAGAAGTTCTGGTTCCTCTTCTGAAATACACTGTTTGACAGAAGACAGAAATGCTCAGAGGAGATCAGCCTCTGCCCAAACTCACTCAAATACGTACTTTCCAAAATCTGAGAACTCAAACAGGACATGTCCTGTGCCTTACACAAAAATGGAATACAAAAGAGCTTCAAATGATAGTTTAAATAGTGTTAGCAGCAGTGATGGCTATGGTAAAAGAGGCCAAATGAAACCTTCCATTGAGTCTTACTCCGAAGATGATGAAAGTAAATTCTGTAGTTATGGCCAATATCCAGCTGACTTGGCACACAAGATTCATAGTGCAAATCACATGGATGACAATGATGGAGAACTAGACACTCCTATTAATTATAGTCTTAAATACTCAGATGAGCAGTTAAATTCTGGAAGGCAAAGTCCCTCCCAGAATGAAAGATGGACAAGGCCTAAGCATGTAATAGAtgatgaaatgaaacaaaatgagcAAAGACAGTCAAGAAACCAAAATACCACCTACTCTGTGTACACTGAAAGTGGAGATGATAAACACATGAAATATCAGACACCTTTTGGACAGCAGGAGTGTGTTTCTTCCTTTAGATCGAGAGGATCCAGTGGTTCAGATCAGAAGAGAGTAGGCCCAGCTCTCGGAATTAATCAGAAGGTAAACCAGTCCTTGTGCCAAGTTGATGATTATGATGATGATAAGCCAACCAACTATAGTGAACGTTATTCTGAGGAGGAACAACATGAAGAGGAAGACAGACCAACTAATTACAGCATAAAGTACAACGAAGAGGAACATAATGTTGATCAACCTATTGATTATAGTTTAAAATACTCAACAGAAGTTCCAGCATCTTCTCAGAAGCCATCTTTTACTTTTCCAAAGACTTCTTCAGTGCAGCTTAATAAAACTGACCATATTCCCCCAAGTAGTGGGAGCACACCAGCCCCCTCAGCTAGTTCAAAGAGGCAAAACCAGCTTCACCCAAGCTCTGCACAGAGCAAAAGTGGTCAGGCACAGAAGAACACCTCCTGTAAGACTCCTTCTATTAATCAGGAAACTATACAAACTTACTGCGTGGAAGATACCCCAATATGTTTTTCACGGTGTAGCTCTTTGTCATCCTTGTCATCAGCTGAAGATGAAATAGGACGTGATCAATCCACACGTGGCACAGATGCCAATAACACACTGCAGATTGCAGAACTGAAGGAGGACAGTGGGGCTCTACCTACAGAAGGTGCAGCCAGTGAAATCACATCAACAGCACAACACGTCAGAACAAAATCCACCAGACTTCAGACTTCTAGCTTGTCTCCTTCTGATTCCTCCAGACATAAAGCTGTTGAATTTTCTTCAGGTGCCAAATCTCCCTCAAAGAGTGGTGCCCAAACTCCTAAAAGTCCACCAGAACATTATGTACAGGAAACACCGCTCATGTTCAGCAGATGTACTTCTGTAAGTTCCCTGGATAGTTTTGAAAGCCATTCAATTGCTAGTTCAGTTCAAAGTGAGCCTTGCAGTGGAATAGTAAGTGGTATTATAAGTCCCAGTGACCTTCCAGACAGCCCTGGACAAACAATGCCTCCAAGCAGAAGTAAAACACCACCACCTGGTCAGGGAGTTGAAGTAAAAAGAGAGATACCTAAAGGAAAAGCAACCACTACAGAGAAGAGAGAGCCTGGTCCTAGACAGGCAGCTGTAAATGCAGCTGTTCAAAGAGTTCAGGTACTGCCAGATGCTGATACACTATTACATTTTGCCACAGAAAGCACACCAGATGGGTTTTCTTGCTCTTCTAGCCTGAGTGCTCTGAGCCTTGATGAGCCATTTATACAGAAAGATGCAGAATTAAGAATTATGCCTCCAGTTCATGAAAACGAACATGGAAACGAAGCAGAACCTGAACAGTCACATGATAAAAAGGATAACCaggagaagaaagcagagaagccagctgaagcagaaaaagaCATTCTGGATGATTCTGATGATGATATTGAAATACTGGAAGCATGTATTATTTCCGCAATGCCAACAAAGTCTTCACGTAAATCCAAAAAGCCACCTCAGGCATCTGCTCCAAAAATACCTCCTTCTGTAGCCAGAAAGCCCAGCCAGTTGCCAGTTTACAAACTTTTGCCTTCACAAAGCAGATTGCAATCACAAAGGCATGTGACTTTTACACCAGGAGATGATGTGCCACGGGTATATTGTGTTGAGGGTACACCAATAAATTTTTCAACAACCACATCTCTGAGTGACCTGACAATAGAATCCCCCACAAGTGAGTTGGCTAATGCAGACAATGTGGGTGGGGGAGCAGAGTCGGGCAAGTTTGAAAAGCGGGACACTCTTCCTACAGAAGGCAGAAGTACTGATGATTCTCAGAGAGCAAAAAGTTCACCTGTGACTCCCCTTGGCCTGGATGGTGACAAAACAGAAGAGGGTGATATTTTGGCTGAGTGCATTAACTCAGCTAtgccaaaaggaaaaagtcaCAAACCTTTCAGAGTGAAGAAGATAATGGATCAAATTCAACAAGCATCTTCATCCCCACGTAATAAAAACGAACCAGAAGGTGAGAAAAAGAAGCCAACATCACCACTAAAGCCCGTTTCCCAAAACAATGAATACCGAGCACGTGCACGAAAAAACACAGACCCTAAAAGCAATGCTAGTAATGAAAGAGGCTATCCAGAGAACAGAGGTGCAAAGAAACAgaaccttaaaaataatttaagagatTTTCATGACAAATTGCCAAATAATGAAGAGCGTGTAAGAGGAAGCTTTGCATTTGATTCCCCTCATCATTACACACCTATTGAGGGAACTCCTTATTGTTTTTCACGGAATGATTCCCTGAGTTCTTTAGattttgatgatgatgatgttgaCCTTTCAAGGGAGAAAGCGGaattaagaaaaggaaaagaaggagaggagacTGAATGTAAAGATTGCTCTAATGCAGAACAATCTTCAAATCAGCAGCCAAGTAACAGGACACAAGTTTGTCAAAAACAtccagtgggcagaagccagaCAAAAACTTTCTCTCAGTCAGCTAAAAATATTCCAGACAGAGGAGCAGCTACAGAtgagaaaatgcagaatttcgCTATTGAAAACACACCTGTTTGTTTTTCTCGCAATTCATCTCTTAGCTCCCTCAGTGATATTGATCAAgaaaacaataacaataaaGAAGGGGATCCTGAAAAACATCCTAAGGCTCCTGAGCCACATATGGAATCCAATAGACCACAGACTTCTGGTTATGCACCTAAGTCATTTCATGTTGAGGATACTCCTGTGTGCTTTTCTAGAAACAGCTCTCTGAGTTCTCTTAGCATTGACTCAGAAGATGATCTTCTGCAGGAATGCATTAGTTCTGCTAtgcctaaaaagaaaaagccctcAAGAACGAAGAatgacagtgaaaaaaataactccagaaacacaggTGGTGTACTAGCAGAAAATTTAACACTGGATTTGAGAGAGATACAGAGGCAAGATTCAGAACATGGTTTTTCACCTGATTCAGAGAACTTTGACTGGAAAGCTATACAAGAAGGTGCAAATTCTATAGTTAGTAGCTTGCAtcaagctgcagctgctgcatcaCTGTCTAGACAAGCTTCATCAGACTCTGACTCTATCCTTTCATTAAAATCTGGTATTTCTCTGGGGTCACCATTTCATCTTACACCAGACCAAGAAGAAAAACCTCTCACTAGTAATAAAGGTCCAAGAATTATTAAGCCAGGAGAGAAGAGTACCCTGGAGTCTAAAAAAGTAGAATCAGAAAGTAGGGGActgaaaggagggaagaaagtgTATAAAAGTATGATCACAGGAAAAGCACGCACCAATTCAGAAGTTTCAAGTTTGAAGCAACCACAACAGACAAGTGTTCCTTCAATTTCACGTGGTAGAACAATGATCCATATTCCAGGAGTTCGAAATAGTTCTTCAAGTACTAGTCCTGTTTCTAAAAAAGGACCTCCTGTCAAAAACATGAACTCCAAGAGTCCGAGTGAAGGCCAAAGTTTGACTAGTTCTCCAAGAGGAGCCAAATCATCAGtgaaacctgagccagctcCTATGACTAGGCAGCCATCAGGGTTGAACCAGAGTGGATCAAGTAAAGGACCTTCTAGATCAGGATCTAGAGACTCCACTCCTTCTAGACCTCAACAGCAGCCATTAAGTAGGCCTCTGCCATCTCCTGGCCGAAACTCCGTTTCTCCAGGAAGAAATGGTATCAGTCCTCCCAACAAACTGTCACAGTTGCCAAGAACATCATCTCCTAGCACAGCTTCAACTAAATCCTCAAGTTCAGGTAGAATATCATACACACCACCAGGCAGGCAGATGAGCCAGCAAAACCTTACAAAGCAAACTGCTTTACCTAAGAGTACCAGTAGCATTCCACTAAGTGAATCTGCTTCAAAGGGGTTAAACCAAACTCTCAGCACTGGTGGATCAAACAAAAAGACTGACCTGTCCAGAATGTCATCTACAAAGTCTAGTGGAAGTGAATCTGACAAATCTGAGAGGCCTGTTCTTGTTCGTCAGTCAACTTTTATTAAAGAGGCTCCAAGCCCGACTCTGAGACGGAAATTAGAGGAGTCAGCTTCATTTGAATCTCTGTCACCTTCCAGGCCAGATTCTCCCACAGGATCCCAACTGCAGACCCCAGTTTTAAGTCCTTCTCTTCCTGATATGTCTTCATCCACTCACTCACCTGCCCAGAGTAGTGGTTGGCGAAAATTAGCCCCTAATCAGAGCCCTACTATAGAATATGATGGGAGACCAGCAAAGCGTCATGATATAGCTCGTTCCCATTCTGAGAGTCCATCTAGGCTGCTGATCAACAGATCAGGAACGTGGAAGCGTGAGCACAGTAAGCATTCCTCTTCACTTCCTCGTGTAAGCACTTGGCGAAGAACTGGAAGTTCCTCCTCAATTCTGTCAGCTTCTTCAGAATCCAGTGAAAAGGCAAAAAGTGAAGATGAAAAGCAGCATGGAGGTTCTCTTCCTGGACACAAGCAAAGTAAAGAAAGCCAAGCACCAGCAAAAGGTacttggagaaaaataaaagaaaatgaaattcctCAGATAATGAATGATCCTCAGCATTCTTCTTCATGTGCCACAAATGGCTCTGATTCCAAAAGCCTCATCTATCAGATGGCTCCAGCTGTCTCTAAGACAGAGGACGTGTGGGTGAGGATAGAGGACTGTCCAATTAACAACCCTCGATCTGGAAGGTCCCCAACTGGCAATACTCCCCCTGTTATTGACAGTGTTTCAGAGAAAGGGGGGGTGAATGGTAAAGATCCTAAAGAGATTCAAGAAAAGCAAATCCCTGGGAATGGAAGTGTTCCTGTTCGTACCATTGGCTTAGAAAACCGTCTGAACTCTTTCTTTCAGATAGACAGTCCAGACAAGAAAGGCACTGAAACAAAGCCTCTGCAGAATAATCTCATTCCTGCACCAGAAATTAATGAAAGTACTGTAAACGAGCGTACTCCATTCAGTTCCAGTAGCTCAAGCAAGCACAGTTCCCCCATCGGTGCTGTGGCAGCAAGGGTGACTCCTTTCAACTACAACCCAAGCCGCAGGAAGAGCAGTGTGGATAATAGTTCTGCTCGGCCCTCACAGATACCAACCCCGGTGAATAACAGCACCAAGAAACGTGACACCAAGTCTGAAAACACTGACTCCAATGGAACACAAAGCCCTAAACGTCACTCTGGGTCTTACCTGGTAACTTCTGTTTAa